From the genome of Vibrio navarrensis, one region includes:
- a CDS encoding citrate synthase, which produces MADKKATLHIEGKAPIELPIMEGALGTPVIDVRTLGANGYFTFDPGFLATASCESQITYIDGGKGILLHRGFPIDQLANNADYLEVCYILLYGEAPTREEYEKFRTTVTRHTMVHEQIASFFHGFRRDAHPMAVMCGVVGALAAFYHDSLDINNDLHREITAYRLLSKMPTLAAMCYKYSIGQPFIYPRNDLTYAENFLHMMFANPCEEYEVNPVVARAMDKIFTLHADHEQNASTSTVRLAGSSGANPFACIAAGIASLWGPAHGGANEACLKMLEEIGSVDNIPMYVERAKDKDDPFRLMGFGHRVYKNYDPRATVMRETCHEVLKELNIKDPLLDVAMELERIALSDEYFVSKKLYPNVDFYSGIILKAIGIPVSMFTVIFAISRTIGWIAHWNEMHSDPLNRIGRPRQLYTGEEQRDFKPMHERQ; this is translated from the coding sequence ATGGCAGATAAGAAAGCTACCCTTCACATCGAAGGCAAAGCGCCAATCGAACTGCCAATTATGGAAGGTGCACTAGGTACCCCTGTAATTGACGTTCGTACACTGGGAGCAAACGGCTATTTCACATTTGACCCCGGTTTTCTTGCCACTGCATCTTGTGAATCGCAAATAACATACATCGACGGCGGCAAAGGTATTCTTTTGCACCGTGGGTTCCCTATTGATCAGTTAGCTAACAACGCTGATTACTTAGAGGTTTGTTATATTCTACTTTACGGTGAAGCCCCTACACGTGAGGAATACGAGAAATTCAGAACAACCGTGACACGTCACACTATGGTGCACGAACAGATTGCCAGCTTCTTCCATGGCTTCCGTCGTGATGCTCACCCAATGGCGGTGATGTGTGGTGTGGTCGGCGCTCTGGCAGCCTTCTATCATGACTCTTTAGACATCAATAATGATCTGCACCGAGAAATCACCGCTTATCGTCTACTGTCTAAAATGCCAACGCTGGCGGCCATGTGTTACAAATATTCGATTGGTCAGCCTTTCATCTATCCACGCAACGATCTGACTTACGCGGAAAACTTCCTGCACATGATGTTTGCAAACCCATGTGAAGAGTACGAAGTGAACCCAGTCGTCGCGCGTGCAATGGATAAAATCTTTACTCTGCATGCTGATCACGAACAAAACGCTTCAACTTCAACCGTGCGTCTCGCAGGCTCTTCGGGCGCAAACCCATTCGCGTGTATTGCCGCAGGTATTGCTTCTCTATGGGGCCCTGCTCACGGTGGTGCTAATGAAGCGTGTCTGAAGATGTTGGAAGAGATCGGTTCAGTCGATAACATTCCAATGTACGTGGAGCGCGCTAAGGATAAAGACGATCCATTCCGTCTGATGGGCTTTGGTCACCGCGTGTATAAGAATTACGACCCACGTGCAACCGTGATGCGTGAAACCTGTCACGAAGTGCTAAAAGAGCTCAACATCAAAGATCCGCTATTGGATGTCGCGATGGAGCTCGAGCGTATTGCCCTGTCAGACGAGTACTTTGTCTCTAAGAAGTTGTACCCGAACGTAGACTTCTACTCAGGTATTATTCTCAAAGCGATTGGTATTCCTGTCTCAATGTTTACCGTTATTTTCGCCATCTCGCGCACTATCGGCTGGATCGCGCATTGGAACGAAATGCACAGCGACCCGCTCAATCGCATTGGCCGTCCTCGCCAGCTCTATACTGGTGAAGAGCAGCGCGATTTCAAACCTATGCACGAGCGCCAATAA
- the sdhC gene encoding succinate dehydrogenase cytochrome b556 subunit, producing the protein MSKPVKERKSRPVNLDLQTIRFPITAIASILHRVSGVITFVAVGILLWLLSISLSSPVGFMQASDIVDSFIVKFVLWGILTALAYHIAGGIRHLMMDLGHFEELESGAMSAKVAFGATAVLSVLAGILVW; encoded by the coding sequence GTGAGCAAGCCCGTGAAAGAAAGAAAGTCAAGACCTGTTAATTTAGATTTGCAGACCATTCGCTTTCCTATCACAGCAATCGCATCCATCCTGCATCGTGTATCTGGGGTGATTACGTTTGTCGCGGTAGGCATACTGCTATGGTTACTATCCATTTCCCTATCATCCCCTGTCGGATTCATGCAAGCGAGCGACATCGTCGACAGCTTTATCGTGAAATTCGTGTTGTGGGGCATCCTAACTGCATTGGCCTATCACATTGCTGGTGGTATTCGTCATCTCATGATGGATCTTGGCCATTTTGAAGAGCTTGAATCTGGTGCCATGAGTGCCAAGGTTGCATTCGGCGCGACAGCCGTGCTTTCAGTTTTGGCGGGGATCTTAGTATGGTAA
- the sdhD gene encoding succinate dehydrogenase, hydrophobic membrane anchor protein gives MVKHVSSFGRNGVHDFLLIRATAIIMTLYTIYLVSFCAFTDISYASWTQFFGGTFTKVFTMLALVCVLIHAWIGLWQVLTDYIKCAKLRCGLQLAVIVVLFGYFFSGLFVLWGA, from the coding sequence ATGGTAAAACACGTTTCCTCATTCGGTCGTAACGGGGTGCACGATTTTCTCCTGATTCGTGCTACGGCCATCATAATGACACTCTACACAATTTATCTGGTGAGCTTTTGTGCTTTCACTGATATCTCTTACGCATCCTGGACCCAATTTTTCGGTGGTACCTTTACTAAGGTTTTCACCATGCTGGCATTGGTCTGTGTTCTGATTCATGCCTGGATTGGTTTATGGCAAGTTCTGACGGACTATATCAAATGCGCTAAATTGCGTTGTGGCCTTCAGTTAGCCGTTATTGTCGTGCTGTTCGGGTATTTCTTCTCTGGTCTATTTGTCTTGTGGGGTGCGTAA
- the sdhA gene encoding succinate dehydrogenase flavoprotein subunit — MSIPVREFDAVVIGAGGAGMRAALQISEQGLTCALLSKVFPTRSHTVSAQGGITVALGNSHKDDWQWHMYDTVKGSDYIGDQNAIEYMCKNGPESVIELEKMGLPFSRFENGSIYQRPFGGQSKEFGGEQAARTAAAADRTGHALLHTLYQQNVKHKTTIFSEWYALDLVKNQDGAILGCTALCMETGEICYFKAKATVLATGGAGRIYASTTNAHINTGDGVGMALRAGVQMQDMEMWQFHPTGIAGAGVLVTEGCRGEGGYLLNKDGERFMERYAPNAKDLAGRDVVARSMMIEIREGRGCDGPWGPHIKLKLDHLGKDVLESRLPGICELSRTFAHVDPVKEPIPVIPTCHYMMGGVPTQVSGQAIKQLADGSETEVQGLFACGEIASVSVHGANRLGGNSLLDLVVFGRATGLHLGETLAAQAEARPATASDVEASLSRYMRWENSKGGEDPVQIRKDLQRCMQNSFSVFREGEAMAQGLEELKVIRERLKNAHLSDKSTEFNTQRIECLELDNLMETAFSTAVAANYRTESRGAHARFDYPDRDDENWLYHSIYNPETEQMTKRDVNMSPVHRDAFPPKVRTY; from the coding sequence GTGTCTATTCCAGTTCGTGAGTTTGACGCCGTTGTAATCGGCGCAGGTGGTGCAGGTATGCGCGCTGCACTGCAAATTTCAGAGCAAGGCTTAACTTGTGCGTTGCTATCAAAAGTATTTCCTACTCGTTCTCATACCGTTTCAGCTCAGGGTGGTATTACCGTTGCGCTAGGAAATTCACACAAAGACGATTGGCAATGGCACATGTATGACACGGTCAAAGGTTCTGACTACATCGGTGACCAAAATGCCATTGAGTACATGTGTAAGAACGGCCCTGAGTCTGTGATTGAGCTAGAGAAAATGGGGTTGCCATTCTCTCGTTTTGAAAACGGGTCAATCTACCAGCGTCCTTTTGGTGGTCAGTCCAAAGAGTTTGGTGGTGAGCAAGCGGCTCGTACAGCGGCGGCGGCTGACCGTACTGGTCACGCTTTGCTGCATACGCTTTATCAGCAAAACGTAAAACACAAGACCACTATTTTTTCAGAATGGTATGCGCTTGATCTAGTGAAAAACCAAGATGGCGCTATCTTAGGCTGTACAGCACTGTGCATGGAAACGGGCGAAATTTGTTACTTCAAAGCCAAAGCGACCGTATTAGCAACAGGCGGTGCAGGCCGTATTTATGCATCAACCACTAACGCACACATCAACACGGGCGATGGTGTGGGTATGGCACTTCGTGCTGGTGTCCAGATGCAAGATATGGAAATGTGGCAATTCCACCCAACAGGTATTGCCGGCGCGGGCGTTTTGGTGACGGAAGGCTGTCGTGGTGAGGGTGGCTATCTTCTCAATAAAGACGGCGAACGTTTCATGGAACGTTACGCGCCAAACGCGAAAGACTTAGCTGGTCGTGACGTGGTTGCTCGCTCGATGATGATTGAAATCCGTGAGGGCCGTGGTTGTGATGGCCCTTGGGGGCCACACATCAAGTTGAAATTAGATCACCTAGGTAAGGATGTACTTGAATCGCGTCTGCCTGGCATCTGCGAGCTTTCTCGTACTTTCGCTCACGTCGATCCAGTAAAAGAGCCGATTCCGGTTATTCCAACTTGTCACTACATGATGGGTGGTGTACCAACGCAGGTTTCTGGTCAGGCGATTAAGCAACTGGCAGATGGCAGTGAAACCGAAGTTCAAGGTTTGTTTGCTTGCGGTGAAATCGCTTCGGTATCGGTACATGGCGCGAATCGTTTAGGCGGTAACTCGCTACTCGACCTTGTGGTCTTCGGCCGTGCAACGGGTCTTCACTTAGGCGAAACGTTGGCAGCACAAGCAGAAGCACGTCCAGCGACCGCTTCTGACGTCGAAGCGTCACTTTCTCGCTACATGCGCTGGGAAAACAGCAAAGGTGGCGAAGATCCGGTGCAAATCCGTAAAGATCTACAACGCTGCATGCAAAATAGCTTCTCGGTATTCCGTGAAGGTGAAGCCATGGCGCAAGGTTTAGAAGAGCTGAAAGTGATTCGTGAACGTTTGAAAAATGCTCATCTGTCAGACAAGTCTACCGAGTTCAACACGCAGCGTATTGAGTGTTTAGAGCTAGATAACTTGATGGAAACAGCATTCTCAACGGCAGTAGCAGCAAACTATCGTACTGAAAGCCGTGGTGCTCACGCTCGTTTCGACTACCCAGATCGTGATGATGAAAACTGGCTATACCACTCTATCTACAATCCGGAAACTGAACAGATGACCAAGCGCGACGTAAATATGTCTCCAGTTCATCGTGATGCTTTCCCACCGAAAGTACGTACATACTAA
- a CDS encoding Nif3-like dinuclear metal center hexameric protein, with product MNNLELEKILNDKLSASLIKDYCPNGLQVEGKTEIRKVITGVTASQALIEQAVEKSADALLVHHGYFWKGEPEPIRGMKGNRIRTLMRHDINLLAYHLPLDIHPQLGNNAQLANLLDIEVEGGLEGHAQSVAMFGRLRQAMSAEALADKITRVLSRQPLHIASERGQRIETIGWCTGGGQDFIELAAQRGLDAYLSGEISERTTYSAREMGIHYFSAGHHATERYGIKALGEWLAQEYGLDVEFIDIDNPV from the coding sequence ATGAACAACTTAGAACTGGAAAAAATTCTTAACGATAAGCTTTCCGCATCGCTAATCAAAGATTACTGCCCAAATGGTTTACAGGTGGAAGGAAAAACGGAAATCCGCAAAGTGATTACTGGCGTAACCGCTTCTCAAGCTTTGATAGAGCAAGCGGTCGAGAAAAGCGCCGACGCTCTGCTAGTCCACCATGGCTATTTTTGGAAAGGCGAGCCAGAGCCCATTCGAGGCATGAAAGGAAATCGCATTCGCACACTGATGCGACACGACATCAATCTATTGGCTTATCACTTACCACTCGATATCCATCCACAACTAGGCAACAATGCACAACTGGCTAACCTACTCGATATCGAAGTAGAAGGTGGATTAGAAGGGCACGCCCAATCTGTGGCGATGTTCGGCCGTTTGCGACAAGCGATGAGCGCTGAAGCGTTGGCGGACAAGATCACGCGAGTTCTATCTCGTCAGCCACTGCATATTGCATCAGAACGTGGACAACGCATTGAAACGATTGGCTGGTGTACTGGCGGTGGGCAAGATTTTATTGAACTGGCCGCTCAGCGGGGGTTGGATGCTTATCTTTCTGGAGAAATTTCAGAGCGCACCACCTACAGCGCGCGTGAAATGGGGATTCACTACTTTTCGGCTGGGCATCATGCTACCGAACGGTATGGTATTAAAGCCCTAGGCGAGTGGCTCGCACAGGAGTACGGTTTAGACGTTGAATTCATCGATATTGATAATCCTGTATAA
- a CDS encoding succinate dehydrogenase iron-sulfur subunit, whose amino-acid sequence MKFNFSVYRYNPDVDSKPYMKEYTLDVEDGSDMMVLDALILLKEQDPTLAFRRSCREGVCGSDGLNMNGKNGLACITPLSALGGGKLIIRPLPGLPVVRDLIVDMTQFYDNYAKVKPFLIDDGALPPSRENLQSPEERAHLDGLYECIMCACCTTSCPSFWWNPDKFIGPAGLLAAYRWLIDSRDTATDERLSNLDDAFSVFRCHGIMNCVSVCPKGLNPTKAIGHIKTMLVNRSV is encoded by the coding sequence ATGAAATTTAACTTCTCTGTGTATCGTTACAATCCGGACGTCGATAGCAAGCCGTACATGAAAGAGTACACGCTGGATGTGGAAGATGGTTCTGACATGATGGTGTTGGATGCGCTGATCCTATTGAAAGAGCAAGATCCAACACTAGCATTTCGCCGCTCTTGTCGCGAAGGCGTGTGTGGTTCTGACGGTTTGAATATGAACGGCAAAAACGGCTTGGCGTGTATCACTCCGCTGTCGGCTTTGGGCGGTGGCAAGCTGATTATTCGACCACTACCGGGTTTGCCTGTAGTGCGCGATCTTATCGTTGACATGACACAGTTCTACGATAACTATGCGAAAGTTAAGCCATTCTTGATCGATGACGGTGCGTTGCCACCTTCTCGCGAGAATCTGCAATCTCCAGAAGAGCGTGCACATCTGGATGGTTTGTACGAATGTATCATGTGTGCATGTTGTACAACATCTTGCCCATCTTTCTGGTGGAACCCGGACAAATTTATCGGTCCAGCAGGTCTTTTGGCTGCATATCGTTGGTTGATTGATAGTCGCGATACTGCTACAGATGAACGTCTGTCCAATCTTGATGACGCATTTAGCGTTTTTCGTTGCCATGGCATCATGAATTGTGTAAGTGTTTGTCCTAAGGGACTAAACCCAACAAAAGCCATTGGTCACATCAAAACAATGTTGGTCAATCGTTCGGTTTAA
- a CDS encoding DUF1853 family protein, whose translation MSSVTRFYQWITSSPSLFETRLPFVSLSHLNATVPNDIEPYQGNARLGFLYQYLCSKLLRQSTQYQIELEEVQLQSNGKTLGALDFLLLNRESGQFEHWEVAIKFYLLLDGKWYGPNAQDRLDKKLDHMLNHQLKMSCSTAFVQQYGQYQHSQPRLLMQGRLYINPFLPQDIPTHCLGYPINPDTIAGYWCFAHQWPQINQPLYELSKADWAAGGMAAADAPAVEKPQKRFIHAQSRNGQFWFIVPDNWPHG comes from the coding sequence ATGAGCTCTGTTACGCGATTTTATCAATGGATTACCTCCTCACCTTCGTTATTTGAGACCCGCTTACCTTTTGTCAGCCTCTCCCATTTAAACGCCACGGTGCCAAACGATATCGAGCCTTATCAAGGAAATGCTCGGCTTGGTTTTCTCTATCAGTATCTGTGCTCAAAACTGTTGCGACAGTCGACCCAATACCAGATTGAGCTCGAAGAAGTGCAACTTCAAAGCAATGGGAAGACGCTTGGTGCGTTAGATTTTCTTTTGCTTAACCGAGAAAGTGGTCAATTTGAGCACTGGGAAGTGGCGATTAAGTTTTATCTGCTGCTGGATGGCAAATGGTATGGCCCCAACGCCCAAGATCGCTTGGACAAAAAACTCGATCACATGCTCAATCATCAGCTTAAGATGAGCTGCTCGACGGCTTTTGTGCAACAATACGGACAGTATCAACACAGCCAACCACGCTTACTCATGCAGGGCCGTTTGTACATCAACCCTTTTTTGCCACAAGACATACCGACCCATTGTCTTGGCTATCCAATCAACCCAGACACTATCGCCGGTTATTGGTGTTTCGCCCACCAATGGCCGCAAATCAACCAACCACTGTATGAGTTATCGAAAGCGGATTGGGCGGCCGGCGGCATGGCAGCGGCTGACGCGCCCGCAGTCGAAAAACCGCAAAAACGCTTTATCCACGCCCAAAGCCGAAATGGTCAGTTCTGGTTTATCGTCCCAGACAACTGGCCGCATGGATAA
- the sucA gene encoding 2-oxoglutarate dehydrogenase E1 component — MHNGVMKAWLESSHLAGANAMYVEDLYELYLSDPDLVSEEWKRVFDELPKHSEVAEQPHSRVRDYFRRLAQETKHYSVQVSDPDVDAKQVKVLQLINAYRFRGHEAAQLDPLGLWQRPQVAELDPAFHNLTPDDFEETFNVGSFAIGQETMQLKDIYNALKKTYCGSIGAEYMHMTDTEQKRWIQQRLESVIGQPSFEKEEKITFLEELTAAEGLERYLGAKFPGAKRFSLEGGDAMIPMMKELIRHAGKSGMREVVIGMAHRGRLNMLVNVLGKKPQDLFDEFAGKHGESWGTGDVKYHQGFSADFATPGGDVHLALAFNPSHLEIVNPVVMGSVRARQDRLGDEDGSKVLPITIHGDSAIAGQGVVAETFNMSQARGYCVGGTVRVVVNNQVGFTTSNPRDTRSTMYCTDIAKMVQAPIFHVNADDPEAVAFVTRIALDYRNEFKRDVVIDLVCYRRHGHNEADEPNATQPLMYQKIKKHPTPRKLYADVLIDRNECDIETATQMVNEYRDALDHGEVVVKEWRPMALHSVDWSPYLGHDWETPWANLFDKKRLVELGRRLCQYPESHVLHSRVSKLYSDRMAMIEGEKEFDWGMAETLAYATLLDDGKRIRISGQDSGRGTFFHRHSVLHNQTDASTYIPLANIHDKQGPFEVLDSVLSEEAVLAFEYGYATAEPGGLTIWEAQFGDFANGAQVVIDQFISSGEQKWARLCGLTMLLPHGYEGQGPEHSSARLERYLQLCAEQNMQVVVPSTPAQVYHMIRRQVVRPMRRPLVVMSPKSLLRHPLCTSTLDELANGTFLPAIPEIDNLDPAKVKRVVFCSGKVYFDLLEQRRNSEQDDVAIVRIEQLYPFPLEQVKDAIAPYVNVEDFVWCQEEPQNQGAWYCSQHNFRAAIPTGADLKYAGRPASASPAVGYMSVHLKQQKALIEDALNVNAKTSD, encoded by the coding sequence ATGCACAACGGCGTGATGAAGGCATGGCTCGAGTCTTCACACTTGGCTGGCGCCAATGCAATGTATGTAGAGGACCTCTACGAACTGTATCTAAGTGATCCCGATCTGGTAAGTGAGGAGTGGAAACGTGTTTTTGATGAGTTGCCCAAGCACTCAGAAGTGGCTGAACAGCCGCACTCACGTGTCCGTGACTACTTCCGACGACTCGCTCAAGAAACAAAGCATTACAGTGTCCAGGTCAGTGATCCAGATGTCGATGCTAAGCAAGTAAAAGTACTACAGCTGATAAATGCCTACCGCTTCCGCGGCCATGAAGCAGCTCAGTTAGACCCCCTAGGGTTGTGGCAACGTCCTCAAGTGGCGGAGCTTGACCCTGCATTCCACAATCTCACCCCAGATGACTTCGAAGAAACGTTCAACGTAGGTTCTTTTGCTATTGGCCAAGAGACCATGCAGTTGAAAGACATCTATAATGCCCTGAAAAAAACCTATTGTGGTTCGATTGGTGCAGAATACATGCACATGACCGACACAGAGCAAAAACGTTGGATTCAGCAACGTCTTGAGTCTGTCATCGGCCAGCCTTCCTTCGAAAAAGAAGAAAAAATTACATTCCTGGAAGAGCTGACCGCAGCAGAAGGTCTCGAGCGCTACCTTGGCGCAAAATTCCCCGGTGCAAAACGCTTCTCTTTGGAAGGCGGTGACGCCATGATCCCAATGATGAAAGAGTTGATTCGTCATGCGGGTAAAAGCGGTATGCGTGAAGTGGTTATTGGTATGGCTCACCGAGGCCGTCTCAATATGCTGGTTAACGTTTTGGGTAAGAAACCACAAGATCTGTTTGACGAATTTGCCGGTAAACACGGCGAAAGCTGGGGAACCGGGGATGTGAAGTATCACCAAGGCTTCTCAGCGGATTTCGCCACCCCCGGCGGTGACGTGCACCTTGCCTTGGCGTTTAACCCGTCTCACTTAGAAATCGTTAACCCAGTGGTGATGGGCTCGGTGCGTGCCCGTCAGGATCGCCTCGGCGATGAAGACGGCAGTAAAGTCCTCCCTATCACGATTCATGGCGACTCGGCAATTGCAGGCCAGGGTGTCGTGGCAGAGACGTTCAACATGTCTCAAGCCCGTGGTTACTGTGTCGGTGGTACTGTTCGTGTGGTTGTTAACAACCAAGTCGGTTTCACGACGTCAAACCCACGTGATACGCGTTCGACCATGTACTGTACCGATATTGCCAAGATGGTACAGGCACCGATTTTCCACGTTAATGCTGACGATCCAGAAGCAGTCGCTTTTGTCACGCGTATTGCCTTGGATTACCGCAACGAGTTTAAACGCGATGTCGTGATTGACCTTGTTTGCTACCGTCGTCATGGTCACAACGAAGCTGACGAGCCAAATGCCACTCAGCCTCTGATGTACCAAAAAATCAAGAAGCACCCAACACCGCGCAAGCTATACGCCGACGTGCTGATTGATCGCAACGAGTGCGATATCGAAACCGCAACCCAAATGGTCAATGAGTACCGTGACGCGCTTGACCACGGCGAAGTGGTGGTCAAAGAATGGCGTCCAATGGCTCTGCATTCTGTAGACTGGTCTCCTTATCTGGGTCACGACTGGGAAACGCCTTGGGCAAACCTATTCGATAAAAAACGTTTAGTCGAGCTAGGACGACGCCTTTGCCAATACCCAGAAAGTCACGTTTTGCACAGTCGAGTGAGCAAGCTCTACAGTGATCGCATGGCGATGATTGAAGGGGAGAAAGAGTTCGATTGGGGGATGGCAGAAACGCTGGCCTATGCGACTTTGCTCGACGACGGAAAACGTATTCGTATTTCTGGTCAAGATTCAGGCCGAGGAACCTTCTTCCATCGTCACTCTGTACTACACAACCAAACCGACGCCAGTACTTACATCCCACTGGCAAACATTCACGACAAACAAGGCCCATTTGAGGTGCTTGACTCTGTGTTGTCGGAAGAAGCGGTGCTGGCATTTGAATACGGTTATGCAACGGCAGAACCGGGTGGCTTGACCATCTGGGAAGCGCAGTTTGGTGATTTCGCTAACGGCGCTCAAGTTGTGATTGACCAGTTCATCTCTTCTGGTGAGCAGAAGTGGGCTCGTTTGTGTGGCTTAACTATGTTGCTGCCACACGGCTATGAAGGCCAAGGCCCTGAACACTCTTCTGCACGTTTGGAGCGCTACCTACAGTTGTGTGCAGAACAAAACATGCAAGTGGTTGTACCATCAACCCCTGCGCAGGTTTACCACATGATTCGCCGTCAGGTGGTTCGCCCAATGCGTCGCCCATTGGTTGTGATGTCGCCGAAGTCGCTGCTACGCCACCCATTGTGCACATCAACGCTGGATGAGCTGGCGAATGGTACCTTCTTGCCCGCGATTCCGGAAATCGACAACCTTGATCCTGCTAAGGTAAAACGTGTCGTTTTCTGTTCCGGTAAAGTTTATTTTGATCTACTGGAACAACGTCGCAATAGTGAGCAAGACGATGTGGCGATTGTTCGTATCGAGCAACTTTACCCGTTCCCACTTGAGCAGGTGAAGGACGCCATTGCGCCATACGTCAATGTTGAAGACTTTGTATGGTGTCAGGAAGAGCCACAAAACCAAGGCGCTTGGTACTGTAGTCAACACAATTTCCGCGCGGCCATCCCAACTGGCGCAGATCTAAAATACGCCGGCCGCCCGGCTTCTGCTTCACCAGCAGTAGGCTACATGTCGGTGCACTTGAAACAGCAGAAAGCGTTGATCGAAGACGCTCTGAACGTGAATGCAAAAACTTCGGATTAA